A section of the Candidatus Thermoplasmatota archaeon genome encodes:
- a CDS encoding type II toxin-antitoxin system VapC family toxin, with protein MSYDAVIDSYAWVEYFRGTARGRKAKRYIESGACITPTIVLAELSDKYFREGYKTWEQDLNFILAKTTIVELTKDIAVRAGKTKNVQKENRPDFGMADAIIYETAKQYDTAVLTGDPHFKGLENVIYIG; from the coding sequence ATGAGCTATGATGCTGTAATAGATTCTTATGCATGGGTAGAATACTTTAGAGGCACCGCGCGGGGAAGAAAGGCAAAAAGGTATATAGAAAGCGGTGCGTGCATTACGCCAACAATAGTATTGGCAGAGCTTTCAGATAAATACTTCAGGGAAGGTTACAAAACCTGGGAGCAGGATTTAAATTTCATTTTAGCAAAAACTACAATTGTAGAATTAACAAAAGACATTGCAGTGAGGGCTGGGAAAACAAAAAACGTTCAGAAAGAAAACAGGCCTGATTTCGGGATGGCAGACGCAATAATTTACGAGACGGCAAAGCAGTATGATACAGCAGTATTAACTGGAGATCCACACTTTAAAGGGCTGGAAAATGTGATTTATATTGGGTAG
- the amrS gene encoding AmmeMemoRadiSam system radical SAM enzyme, with protein sequence MKEALFWEKKNDKIQCLLCPHKCVIGNGKRGICGVRENKDGILYSLIYGLASSICPDPIEKKPLYHFYPGSAVLSFGTVGCNFKCKHCQNWGISQATPESYFALEKITGEEILKLAKKYDCQGVAWTYNEPVIWYEFTYDCSKLAKEHGLYTIYVTNGYINEEPLRKISKYLDAMNIDVKAFKEDFYKEICSAKLEPVLRTCELAKELGIYIELTYLIIPNYNDSTEEIETFCKWVNERIGKDTAVHFSRFYPHYKMDSLPPTPISTLLRAYQLGSKYLDFLYLGNVPHGNYENTYCPNCKELLIERFGFSAEMINLKNSKCSKCDTKIPGIF encoded by the coding sequence ATGAAGGAAGCGCTGTTCTGGGAAAAGAAAAACGATAAAATACAATGTCTGCTCTGCCCTCATAAATGCGTAATTGGTAATGGAAAAAGAGGGATATGCGGGGTAAGGGAGAATAAGGATGGCATACTCTACTCTCTAATCTATGGTTTAGCATCTTCTATCTGCCCAGACCCTATAGAGAAAAAGCCACTCTATCATTTTTATCCTGGCAGCGCAGTGCTTTCTTTTGGCACAGTAGGTTGCAATTTCAAGTGCAAGCACTGCCAGAACTGGGGTATTTCGCAAGCAACGCCTGAAAGCTATTTTGCACTGGAGAAAATTACTGGCGAAGAAATTCTTAAGCTTGCAAAGAAATACGATTGTCAAGGAGTTGCGTGGACTTATAACGAGCCTGTTATCTGGTATGAGTTCACTTACGATTGCTCTAAACTTGCAAAAGAGCATGGGCTTTACACAATTTATGTAACAAACGGCTATATAAACGAAGAGCCTCTGCGCAAAATTTCTAAATACCTTGATGCAATGAATATTGATGTAAAAGCTTTCAAAGAAGATTTTTATAAAGAGATATGCTCTGCAAAACTAGAGCCTGTTTTAAGGACTTGCGAACTTGCAAAAGAATTGGGAATTTACATAGAGCTAACTTATCTTATTATTCCAAATTACAACGATTCAACTGAAGAGATTGAAACTTTTTGTAAATGGGTAAATGAGCGTATCGGCAAAGACACTGCAGTACATTTTTCTAGATTTTATCCTCATTATAAAATGGATTCTTTACCTCCAACGCCTATTTCGACATTACTGAGAGCTTACCAACTCGGCAGTAAATACTTAGATTTTTTATATCTTGGCAACGTACCACATGGCAATTATGAAAATACTTACTGCCCTAACTGTAAAGAGCTTTTGATAGAAAGATTCGGCTTCTCTGCAGAGATGATAAATTTAAAAAACTCCAAATGCTCTAAATGCGATACCAAAATCCCAGGAATTTTCTAG
- a CDS encoding type II toxin-antitoxin system RelE/ParE family toxin, which translates to MTYSVEWHPKVRNFLRKLPKNISGRIVKKVKQITEKPFHYLEHYEREDVYKLRIGDYRALIDVDFSNKVLYLG; encoded by the coding sequence ATGACTTATTCTGTAGAGTGGCATCCCAAAGTCAGAAATTTTTTAAGGAAACTGCCTAAAAATATTTCCGGAAGGATTGTTAAAAAAGTAAAGCAAATCACAGAAAAACCGTTCCATTATTTGGAGCATTACGAGAGAGAAGATGTTTATAAACTAAGAATCGGAGATTATAGAGCGTTAATTGATGTTGACTTCTCTAATAAAGTTCTCTATTTAGGGTAG